A portion of the Pseudomonas protegens CHA0 genome contains these proteins:
- a CDS encoding KinB sensor domain-containing domain — translation MKLAMKLRTRLFLSISALITVALLGLVLGLVSVMQMASTQESLIRNNFITLDLGLKLRQTLGDQLIIMLGKQPDRAALETSRQHYLELLDEGIAHDRQTQVQSGFQQARSDYLSFYQAFERNSTASGLHDNNELTERFNALRGGLITEHKRALDNISQVEQQARNRAWLVAGLLGLVALAVLIIGFVTAHAIARRFGGPIEALAKAADKIGEGNFDVTLPISAAAEMNLLTRRFGIMAEALRQHQATNVDELLAGQQRLQAVLDSIDDGLLMIDRQGRLEHLNPVAQRQLGWDQERLGQGLGSALQRPELDEQLQLVLRGGNLERAPDDLDIEVDGESRLLTYSLTPVSHTQGHILGAVMVLHDVTEQRAFERVRSEFVLRASHELRTPVTGMHMAFGLLQERLHFPEESRETDLLNTVNEEMQRLMQLINDLLNFSRYQNGLQKLTLAPCPLEELLVQAQGRFSEQAQQQGIDLLLEIQAPLPRLHADRAQLERVLDNLIDNALRHTASEGQIRLQARRHGERVIVSVEDNGEGIAYGQQGRIFEPFVQVGRKKGGAGLGLALCKEIVQLHGGRMGVYSRPGQGTQFYLALPL, via the coding sequence ATGAAGTTAGCGATGAAACTGCGCACCCGGCTGTTTCTGAGCATCTCGGCCCTGATCACCGTGGCCCTCTTGGGCCTGGTGCTCGGGCTGGTCAGCGTGATGCAGATGGCCAGCACCCAGGAATCGCTGATCCGCAACAACTTCATCACCCTGGACCTGGGCCTCAAGCTGCGCCAGACCCTGGGCGACCAGCTGATCATCATGCTCGGCAAGCAGCCGGACCGCGCCGCCCTGGAAACCTCCCGGCAGCATTATCTGGAGCTGCTCGACGAAGGCATCGCCCATGATCGGCAGACCCAGGTACAAAGTGGCTTCCAGCAGGCGCGTAGCGACTACCTGAGCTTCTACCAGGCCTTCGAGCGCAACAGCACCGCAAGCGGGCTGCATGACAACAACGAGCTGACCGAGCGCTTCAACGCCTTGCGCGGCGGGCTGATCACCGAACACAAGCGCGCCCTGGACAACATCAGCCAGGTGGAGCAGCAGGCCCGCAACCGTGCATGGCTGGTGGCCGGCCTTCTGGGCCTGGTGGCCCTGGCGGTGCTGATCATCGGCTTCGTCACGGCCCATGCCATCGCCCGGCGCTTTGGCGGGCCGATCGAAGCCCTGGCCAAGGCTGCGGACAAGATTGGCGAAGGCAATTTCGACGTCACCCTGCCCATTTCGGCGGCGGCGGAGATGAACCTGCTGACCCGGCGCTTCGGCATCATGGCCGAGGCCCTGCGCCAGCATCAGGCAACCAATGTCGATGAGCTGCTGGCCGGCCAGCAGCGCCTGCAGGCCGTGCTCGACAGTATTGACGACGGCTTGCTGATGATCGACCGCCAGGGCCGCCTGGAACACCTCAACCCCGTGGCCCAGCGCCAGCTGGGCTGGGACCAGGAGCGCCTCGGCCAGGGCCTGGGCAGTGCCCTGCAACGCCCGGAGCTGGATGAGCAGCTACAGCTGGTATTGCGCGGCGGCAACCTGGAACGGGCGCCGGACGACCTGGATATCGAGGTCGACGGCGAGTCGCGCCTGCTGACCTACAGCCTGACCCCCGTCAGCCATACCCAGGGCCATATTCTCGGCGCCGTGATGGTGCTGCACGATGTCACCGAGCAACGGGCGTTCGAACGAGTGCGCAGTGAGTTCGTGCTGCGCGCCTCCCACGAACTGCGTACCCCGGTCACCGGCATGCACATGGCCTTCGGGCTGCTTCAGGAACGCCTGCACTTTCCCGAGGAGTCCCGGGAAACCGACCTGCTCAATACGGTCAACGAGGAAATGCAGCGCCTGATGCAGTTGATCAACGACCTGCTGAATTTTTCCCGCTATCAGAACGGCCTGCAGAAACTCACCCTCGCTCCCTGCCCCCTGGAAGAGCTGCTGGTGCAGGCCCAGGGCCGCTTCAGCGAGCAGGCCCAACAGCAGGGCATCGACCTGCTGCTGGAGATCCAGGCGCCGTTGCCACGGCTGCATGCCGACCGCGCACAACTGGAGCGGGTGCTGGACAACCTGATCGACAACGCCTTGCGCCACACCGCCAGCGAGGGCCAGATCCGCCTGCAGGCGCGGCGCCATGGCGAGCGGGTGATCGTCAGCGTCGAAGACAATGGCGAGGGTATCGCCTATGGCCAGCAAGGGCGGATCTTCGAACCTTTCGTCCAGGTGGGCCGCAAGAAGGGCGGTGCCGGCCTCGGGCTGGCGCTGTGCAAGGAGATCGTTCAGCTGCATGGCGGGCGCATGGGCGTCTACTCAAGGCCCGGGCAGGGCACCCAGTTCTATCTGGCCCTGCCGCTCTAG
- the algB gene encoding sigma-54-dependent response regulator transcription factor AlgB, with product MESAPENQGRILLVDDESAILRTFRYCLEDEGYTVATANSAAQADALLQRQVFDLCFLDLRLGEDNGLDVLAQMRTQAPWMRVVIVTAHSAVDTAVDAIQAGAADYLVKPCSPDQLRLATAKQLEVRQLSARLEALEGEVRKPKDGLDSHSPAMKVVLETARQVASTDANILILGESGTGKGELARAIHGWSKRAKKSCVTINCPSLTAELMESELFGHSRGAFTGASESTLGRVNQADGGTLFLDEIGDFPLTLQPKLLRFIQDKEYERVGDPVTRRADVRILAATNLNLEDMVRDGRFREDLLYRLNVITLHLPPLRERSEDILTLADRFLARFVKEYSRPARVFSDEAREALLNYRWPGNIRELRNVVERASIICPQERVEISHLGMAEQPTNNAPRIGAALSLDELEKAHIGAVLATSDTLDQAAKTLGIDASTLYRKRKQYNL from the coding sequence ATGGAGTCAGCGCCGGAGAATCAAGGCCGCATCCTTCTGGTGGATGACGAATCCGCAATCCTTCGCACCTTCCGCTACTGCCTGGAAGACGAGGGCTACACCGTGGCCACCGCCAACAGCGCGGCGCAGGCCGATGCTCTGCTGCAACGCCAGGTATTCGACCTGTGCTTCCTCGACCTGCGCCTGGGCGAAGACAACGGCCTCGACGTACTGGCACAAATGCGTACCCAGGCACCCTGGATGCGGGTAGTGATCGTCACCGCTCACTCTGCCGTGGACACCGCAGTAGATGCGATCCAGGCCGGCGCCGCAGACTACCTGGTCAAGCCCTGCAGCCCCGACCAGTTGCGCCTGGCCACCGCCAAGCAGCTGGAAGTACGCCAGCTCTCGGCACGCCTGGAAGCCCTCGAAGGTGAGGTGCGCAAGCCCAAGGACGGCCTGGACTCCCACAGCCCGGCAATGAAAGTGGTGCTGGAAACCGCGCGTCAGGTGGCCAGCACCGACGCCAACATCCTTATCCTCGGCGAGTCCGGCACCGGCAAGGGCGAGCTGGCGCGGGCCATTCACGGCTGGAGCAAACGCGCCAAGAAATCCTGCGTGACCATCAACTGCCCCTCGTTGACTGCCGAACTGATGGAGAGCGAACTCTTCGGCCACAGCCGCGGCGCCTTTACCGGGGCCAGCGAGAGCACCCTGGGCCGGGTCAACCAGGCCGATGGCGGAACCCTATTCCTCGACGAGATCGGCGACTTCCCGTTGACCCTGCAACCCAAGCTGCTGCGCTTCATCCAGGACAAGGAATACGAGCGCGTCGGCGACCCGGTAACCCGCCGCGCCGATGTGCGCATCCTCGCCGCCACCAACCTCAACCTTGAAGACATGGTGCGCGACGGGCGTTTCCGCGAAGACCTGCTGTACCGGCTGAACGTCATCACCCTGCACCTGCCGCCCCTGCGCGAGCGCAGCGAAGATATCCTGACCCTGGCCGACCGCTTCCTCGCCCGCTTCGTCAAAGAGTATTCGCGCCCGGCCCGGGTCTTCAGTGATGAAGCCCGGGAAGCGCTGCTCAACTACCGCTGGCCGGGCAACATCCGCGAACTGCGCAACGTGGTGGAACGGGCGAGCATCATCTGCCCGCAGGAACGGGTGGAAATCAGCCACTTGGGCATGGCCGAGCAACCCACCAACAACGCCCCGCGGATCGGCGCCGCCCTGAGCCTGGACGAGCTGGAAAAGGCCCACATCGGTGCGGTCCTGGCCACCAGCGACACCCTGGATCAAGCCGCCAAGACCCTGGGTATCGACGCGTCGACGCTGTACCGCAAACGCAAACAGTACAACCTGTGA
- a CDS encoding DUF1328 domain-containing protein, translating to MLSWAITFLIIAIVAAVLGFGGIAGTATGIAKILFVVFLVMFIASFFFGRRGRG from the coding sequence ATGCTGAGCTGGGCAATCACATTCCTGATCATTGCTATTGTCGCTGCGGTCCTGGGCTTCGGTGGTATCGCGGGCACCGCCACGGGTATCGCCAAGATTCTCTTTGTGGTGTTCCTGGTGATGTTCATCGCTTCGTTCTTCTTTGGCCGTCGAGGCCGAGGCTGA
- a CDS encoding inhibitor of vertebrate lysozyme family protein: protein MSLSLKTLTAALLLGASALASAANDGQARANQLLGSDPQFRETWQGVVHKEERLPEWVMNLSGDAPQQMNAMTEDGDQYLVGPLCETAQSCQNQRLIVAFSFDKKHAYAMLVDVPAGLPADKSPTRHANYRFLGKPDDGMQALLQEQLRKDPNWY from the coding sequence ATGAGTCTCTCGTTGAAGACATTGACTGCCGCGCTGCTGCTGGGCGCCAGCGCCCTGGCGTCGGCGGCCAATGATGGCCAGGCACGAGCCAATCAGCTGCTGGGGTCGGACCCGCAGTTTCGTGAAACCTGGCAGGGGGTCGTGCACAAGGAGGAGCGCCTGCCCGAGTGGGTGATGAACCTCTCGGGTGATGCGCCGCAACAGATGAATGCCATGACCGAAGACGGCGATCAGTATCTGGTGGGCCCTCTGTGCGAAACCGCTCAGAGTTGTCAGAACCAGCGTTTGATCGTGGCCTTCAGTTTCGACAAGAAGCATGCCTACGCGATGCTGGTGGACGTGCCGGCGGGTTTGCCCGCGGACAAGTCACCGACCCGCCACGCCAATTATCGGTTCCTCGGCAAGCCCGATGACGGCATGCAAGCGCTGCTCCAGGAGCAGTTGCGCAAGGACCCGAACTGGTACTGA
- the gltP gene encoding glutamate/aspartate:proton symporter GltP yields the protein MKKAKLSLAWQILIGLVLGIAIGALLNHFSAEKAWWISNVLQPAGDIFIRLIKMIVIPIVISSLIVGIAGVGDAKKLGRIGLKTIIYFEIVTTIAIVVGLLLANLFHPGAGIDMSTLGTVDISKYQATAAEVQHEHAFIETILNLIPSNIFAAMARGEMLPIIFFSVLFGLGLSSLQSDLREPLVKMFQGVSESMFKVTHMIMNYAPIGVFALIAVTVANFGFASLLPLAKLVILVYVAIAFFAFVILGLIARLFGFSVIKLMRIFKDELVLAYSTASSETVLPRVIEKMEAYGAPKAICSFVVPTGYSFNLDGSTLYQSIAAIFIAQLYGIDLSISQQLLLVLTLMVTSKGIAGVPGVSFVVLLATLGSVGIPLEGLAFIAGVDRVMDMARTALNVIGNALAVLVISRWEGMYDDAKGQRYWNSLPHWRSKEKLPAGEASKG from the coding sequence ATGAAGAAGGCAAAATTAAGCCTCGCCTGGCAGATCCTCATCGGTCTGGTCCTGGGGATTGCGATTGGCGCGCTGCTCAATCATTTCAGTGCTGAAAAGGCCTGGTGGATCAGCAACGTCCTGCAGCCTGCGGGCGATATCTTTATCCGCTTGATCAAGATGATCGTGATCCCGATCGTCATTTCCTCGCTGATCGTCGGCATCGCCGGTGTCGGTGACGCGAAGAAACTGGGGCGCATCGGCCTCAAGACCATCATCTACTTCGAAATCGTGACCACCATCGCCATCGTCGTCGGCCTGCTGCTGGCCAACCTGTTCCATCCGGGCGCAGGCATCGACATGAGCACCCTGGGCACCGTGGACATCTCCAAGTACCAGGCCACTGCGGCCGAGGTGCAGCATGAACACGCGTTCATCGAGACCATCCTCAACCTGATTCCATCGAACATCTTCGCGGCCATGGCCCGCGGCGAGATGCTGCCCATCATCTTCTTCTCGGTGCTGTTCGGCCTGGGCCTGTCGAGCCTGCAGTCCGACCTGCGCGAACCGCTGGTGAAGATGTTCCAGGGCGTTTCGGAAAGCATGTTCAAAGTCACCCACATGATCATGAACTACGCCCCTATCGGCGTATTTGCACTGATCGCGGTGACCGTCGCCAACTTCGGTTTCGCCTCCCTGCTGCCGCTGGCCAAGCTGGTGATCCTGGTGTACGTGGCTATCGCCTTCTTCGCTTTCGTGATCCTCGGCCTGATCGCCCGCCTGTTCGGCTTCTCGGTGATCAAACTGATGCGCATCTTCAAGGATGAGCTGGTCCTGGCCTACTCCACCGCCAGCTCGGAAACCGTGCTGCCGCGGGTGATCGAGAAGATGGAAGCCTACGGCGCGCCGAAAGCCATCTGCAGCTTCGTGGTGCCGACCGGCTACTCGTTCAACCTCGACGGTTCGACCCTGTACCAGAGCATCGCGGCGATCTTCATCGCCCAGCTGTACGGCATCGACCTGTCCATCAGCCAGCAACTGCTGCTGGTGCTGACCCTGATGGTCACCTCCAAAGGTATCGCCGGGGTTCCGGGCGTGTCCTTCGTGGTCCTGCTGGCCACCCTGGGCAGCGTCGGCATTCCTCTGGAAGGCCTGGCCTTCATCGCCGGTGTCGACCGTGTGATGGACATGGCGCGTACCGCCTTGAACGTGATCGGCAACGCCCTGGCGGTACTGGTCATCTCCCGTTGGGAAGGCATGTACGACGACGCCAAGGGCCAGCGTTACTGGAACTCCCTGCCGCACTGGCGCAGCAAGGAAAAACTGCCAGCAGGCGAAGCGTCCAAAGGCTAA